The window CTGTCGAACGGCGCACGCTGGCTGGCCTTCACCGACGCGGACAGCCGCGTCGCGCAGGACTGGCTGGTGCGTCAGATCGAACTGGACGCGGACGTGGTGTGCGGCACCGTCACGGTGGAGGACTGGTCGCCGCATCGCGAGCGTGCGCTGCAGCTTCAGCACCATTACCGCGCCACCTACAACGATGCCGATGGCCATGCCCACGTGCATGGCGCGAACCTGGGCGTGAGCGCGGCTGCCTACCAGCGCGCGGGCGGCTTCGCGGCGCTCGCGACCAGCGAGGACGTCGCGCTGGTCGAGGCGCTGCGGGCGAGCGGCGCGCGCATCGCATGGAGTGCGGCCCCCCGCGTGGTGACGAGTGCGCGGCGCGTCGCGCGCGCGCCGCTCGGCTTCGCGGCCGCGTTGTGTTCGGCGGCGGACGCCTTGTTCGTCGCATCGGATGTGCATGAACTCTGTCGGGGCACCTGAGCGCCTGCCGGTCCGATCGGACCGGCCGGGTCGGCCCGGATGCTCCGCCAGACATCGAACTCTCTGAATTTCAACCATGGGTATCTATTCAGTTCGCAAGCGCTCGTTCCGGGAAACGAGAAGGTTCAAGGCGGTCGACCAGCACGGCATCGAACACACCGTGGTCGAGCGCATCGCGATGCTCCACGACGTGGGTGCCAGCGGATGCATCGTCGACGCCGAGCCCGGATCGCTCAACTACTACTCCGCGACCAGCGGCGACGCCATGGAGCGGCTGCTCGACGGTTCGCTCAAGACCAAGGACGGTCGGCTGGAATTCGCCGTCAAGCCGCAGGAGGCCTGAGCCGCCGCGGCGCGGGGTGCGGGCGGGCCATGACGCCCGGGTGGGTCGCCGGTGCCCCGCGCGGCGCGCGGGATCGCCGGCATGATGCGTCTCCCGATGCCACAGGCCCCGCGATGATCACGCTCTACCACTGCGTCAGCGCCCGTTCCTTCCGTCCGCTCTGGATGCTGGAGGAGTTGGCGGTGCCCTACGAACTCGTCATGCTGCCGTTCCCGCCGCGGGTGCTGGCGCGTTCCTACCTCGACTTGAACCCGCTCGGAACCGTCCCGCTGCTGCTCGACGGCGCGACGCGCCTGACCGAATCGGTGGCGATCTGCCAGTACCTCTGCGCCACGCACGCGCCGACGCCGCTGCAGGTCGAGCCCGGCGAGCCCGACTTCGGCGCCTACCTTGACCGGCTGCATTTCGGCGAAGCGACGCTGACCTTCCCGCAGACCCTGGTGCTGCGCTATGCGCGCTTCGAGCCGGCGCACCGGCGCCAGCCGGTCGTGGCGGACGATTACGCCAGGTGGTTCCTGGCCCGGCTGCGCACGCTGGAACCCCGGCTGGACGCGCACGATCACGTGTGCGCCGACCGCTTCACCGCCGCCGACGTCTCCGTGGGCTATGCGCTCATGCTCGCCGAGCACCTCGGCCTGGCGCCCCGGTTCACGCCGGCCGTGGCCCGCTACTGGGAGCGGCTGCAACAGCGCGACGGCCACCGCCGCGCGTTGCGGGCCGAGGAGGAGGCCGCGCGTTCGCAAGGCGTCTCCACGGTGCCCGCGCCGGTGGTCCCGGCGGACCCGGAGGCTGACGGCACCTGACGCGAGGCCGGGTCCCGCAGCCTGTGTACAGGTTGGCACGCAACCTGCATACGGGTCGTGCATGACCCTTCGCCCCGTGCCGAACCTCCCCGCCGGCGCCGTCGCCCCGGCGAACGCCAGCGCCGTCGAACTCGTCGCCCTCAGCAAGCGCTACGGCGACGGCGCCCCGGCGGTGGACGCCATCGACCTGAGGATCGCGCCGGGCAGCTACTGCTGCCTGCTTGGCCCGTCGGGCTGCGGCAAGAGCACGACCCTGCGCATGATCGCCGGCCACGAGAGCGTGACCAGCGGCGACATCCTGCTGCACGACCGCAACATCACCGACCTGCCGGCAGCGGGCCGGGGCACGGCCATGATGTTCCAGAGCTTCGCGCTGTTCCCGCACCTCTCGGCGCTGGACAACGTGGCCTTCAGCCTGAAGATGAAGGGAGTGGCGAAAGCGGAGCGACACCGGCGCGCGGCCGACCTGTTGGAGCGGGTGTCGATGGGACCGCTGGCGCAGCGCAAGCCGCACGAACTCTCCGGTGGCCAGCAGCAGCG of the Comamonadaceae bacterium OTU4NAUVB1 genome contains:
- a CDS encoding glycosyltransferase — encoded protein: MIGVVIPAHNEEQLIGACLDAVMLAARHPALIGESVEVWVVLDDCADDTGAIVSRRGAQALAVDLRNVGAARAFGASRVLSNGARWLAFTDADSRVAQDWLVRQIELDADVVCGTVTVEDWSPHRERALQLQHHYRATYNDADGHAHVHGANLGVSAAAYQRAGGFAALATSEDVALVEALRASGARIAWSAAPRVVTSARRVARAPLGFAAALCSAADALFVASDVHELCRGT
- a CDS encoding glutathione S-transferase family protein, with protein sequence MITLYHCVSARSFRPLWMLEELAVPYELVMLPFPPRVLARSYLDLNPLGTVPLLLDGATRLTESVAICQYLCATHAPTPLQVEPGEPDFGAYLDRLHFGEATLTFPQTLVLRYARFEPAHRRQPVVADDYARWFLARLRTLEPRLDAHDHVCADRFTAADVSVGYALMLAEHLGLAPRFTPAVARYWERLQQRDGHRRALRAEEEAARSQGVSTVPAPVVPADPEADGT